In Ornithorhynchus anatinus isolate Pmale09 chromosome 17, mOrnAna1.pri.v4, whole genome shotgun sequence, the following proteins share a genomic window:
- the PEX12 gene encoding peroxisome assembly protein 12 gives MKVSLLLTISKKEAMAEHGAHVASASAGDDDRPSIFEVVAQDSLMTAVRPALQHVAKVVAESDPARYGFLWRWFDELFALLDLLLQRRYLSRAGGSFSENFYGLKRVATGAGPGRPAGGPGLPREQLRRSLLLLVLLPYARLKLEKLASGLRDEDDYSIRPAASRRKRLSRAFLAAYPFAHLAWEGWFLGQQLCYTLGWAERHSPLLGLAGVRLARLTPEDVRAADPPAPGRPPPRSARDKLLRGLRRAAGAAGSSLSAGLSAAVFFLQFLDWWYAADDQDAVKALTAPPAPPPPVHLDHPADAPLLPKLKTACPLCHKVRVNATALATSGYVFCYRCVYPYVRNHRACPVTGYATEVQHLVKLYAPDG, from the exons ATGAAGGTTTCTCTTCTTTTAACGATTTCCAAAAAGGAGGCGATGGCGGAGCACGGGGCCCAcgtggcctcggcctcggccggcGACGACGACAGGCCGTCCATCTTCGAGGTGGTGGCCCAGGACAGCTTGATGACGGCGGTGAGACCGGCGCTTCAACACGTGGCCAAG GTGGTGGCCGAATCCGACCCGGCCCGCTACGGCTTCCTCTGGCGGTGGTTCGACGAGCTCTTCGCCCTCCTGGACCTCCTGCTCCAGCGGCGCTACCTGTCCCGGGCCGGCGGCTCCTTCTCGGAGAACTTCTACGGGCTGAAGAGGGTGGCgacgggcgcggggccgggccggccggccggcggccccggcctcccccgggagCAGCTGCGGAGGTCGCTCctgctcctggtcctcctcccctaCGCGCGCCTGAAGCTGGAGAAGCTGGCGTCCGGCCTCAGGGACGAGGACGACTACTCCATCCGGCCGGCCGCGTCCCGccgcaagcggctgagccgggcctTCCTGGCGGCCTATCCCTTCGCCCACCTGGCCTGGGAGGGCTGGTTCCTCGGCCAGCAGCTGTGCTACACGCTGGGGTGGGCCGAGCGCCACTCGCCGCTGCTGGGCCTCGCCGGGGTGCGGCTGGCGCGGCTGACCCCCGAGGACGTCCGGGCCGCGGACCCCCCGGCGCCGGGCCGGCCGCCGCCCCGCAG CGCCCGGGACAAGCTGCTGCGGGGCctgcggcgggcggcgggcgcggcGGGCAGCTCCCTGTCGGCGGGCCTCTCCGCGGCCGTCTTCTTCCTCCAGTTCCTGGACTGGTGGTACGCGGCCGACGACCAGGACGCCGTCAAGGCGCTGacggcgccgcccgccccgccgccccccgtccACCTGGACCACCCCGCCGACGCCCCGCTGCTGCCCAAGCTGAAGACCGCCTGCCCGCTCTGCCACAAGGTCCGGGTCAACGCCACGGCCCTGGCCACCTCCGGCTACGTCTTCTGCTATCGCTGCGTCTACCCGTACGTGCGCAATCACCGCGCCTGCCCCGTCACCGGCTACGCCACCGAGGTGCAGCACCTGGTCAAGCTGTACGCCCCGGACGGCTGA